Sequence from the Magallana gigas chromosome 4, xbMagGiga1.1, whole genome shotgun sequence genome:
GAGACAACAGACTCCCATTGAGATAAGTGAAGGGGTCTTTCAACCAATGGCCACTCGTTCAGAACAAATTCATCCCAAATCGGCCCAAATTTATTAGTTTAACTTTTTCCGTTTTATGGCAGTGTAATGTCAACTTTACCTATAAAATTTAGATTTCGTCCAGAGAAAGAAGTTTGAAGAAGGTTTCTTGCTAAATTAGCCTCAACAGTTTTGAGATAAAATATCGACTTTACTCAGTAGATGTCAAACGAAATGTATTGTGTGGTATAGATCGGGCTCAAATTCAATTTAGCAAACACCTTTTAAATCTGTTCGCAAACTTTTATTGTCGAGAGTAACAAAAAGTAAACATTGAGAAAGCATTGgccatttttgtttataaatcgtTATGATTTTAACTAAGCGGACATGTTTCAGTCACCAATGTGCAGGATacttgtatttgttatataataTGGTTTATATCGACATGCAATATAagaacatgtaaacaaaaacattaataacATATACTTTTAtggttttaaaatgatttgtgTGACTTTGGGTTTAAATGTATACCTACACGAACCAATCTGTTGTTTTACGATAAGTACTCATCTGAGAACCTAAGAGAGAGGATCTATAGTTTTACAGAAGcagaatctaaaaaaaaacccgctataaaacaaatattttatttggaaaaatccGCTAACTGAAATATACACCAACTTGTTTAAAATTCGATTTCcaccaaatatcgtacacgcttTATAGAAATGTAATAGTTCTACAGTAAATTATATAACTATGTTGAGATGCAAGCAAAAAGTATATActacataaatgtacatgtcgTGTATATACTACATATATCTACATGTCGTGTATAtactacatatatgtacatgtgatgTATATACTACATATATGTACGTGCCATGTATATACTACATATATGTGCATGTGATGTATAtactacatatatgtacatgccATGTGTAtactacatatatgtacatgtgatgtatatactacatatatgtacatgccATGTGTAtactacatatatgtacatgtgatgtatatactacatatatgtacatgccATGTATAtactacatatatgtacatgtcaTGTATAtactacatatatgtacatgtcaTGTATATACtacatatgtgtacatgtacatgtcatgcGTGTTATAATGATCgtctgaaatttaaaataaatctatacCGCTGCATGGTTATCATAAATGCATATTAATTAATAGTACAATTAAATTAGACTGCGTGTTACTCTGTTAACACGCGTTTAAATGACATAtagcattgtatttataaaatgtttttgtgttttgagAAATCACAGtttaaaaaccatttgtttCACTGGTTTTACACAGCCGTACAGAgtatgaacatgtacatgtatatgaatagtAATAATTTTACCGGATTTAAAACCACCATTTTTTAAACACAGTGGCGTCTTGCATATGACGGGTTGGCGTCCGTGTCTGACAACAAACTATATACACGTGTGTCGTATAACATTTTTGATGAATTCCAAATCGAGACGAGTCAGCTTATTCTGATAAAACGACTATCATATCGTGGTAAAATTGATGTTTTTGATAAACTCAAATGTCACTAGAGCAAAATGTCATAACAACGAAGGGCATGATGAAGGATGTGGCAACAACGCCAGTTACCTTGACAGGTGCGTGAtgggtggaagggggggggggcaaaaacaGGATGTCCGCTTCATGGCCGTTGTGGGGAAGGGAGAGGATTAGTCAATATACTTCAGTCAAAAAAATCATTCGctgtttgatttttctttttaatttcatttacttatcCCGAAATCAACaagtgcatgtttttttttaatttaatgtttacattgaTATGATATGAATACCAGTATGCATTTCATGAATCGACTACATGCAAACGCTTTGAGTCTGAGTCTAATCCGGGCCCTTTATCGGTCGTTAACCGTTAACCTTGTCTGTGTGTCCCTCTGTGCTTCCCGCGCTTCACATCCTGTATAAGTCTTAAGTACTCGTACTCTGTAGGTTTCTTGTCAATTTTGTTTGATATAAGCTGATAAAGGTGTTGTATTTATCAATGTAGCCCCATGTACTCCGCTGTGGGACGGGAAGAGCCCTATCAGTAGGGGCAAGATTTTCTTATCTAGAACAAGAAGTGTCACAGATACCCGAACGTCGAATATaaagaatctctctctctctctctctctctctctctctctctctctctctctcaacccTTCATCCTTTTTATACGTTGCATAAGCCAAACatacatatctctctctctctctctctctctctctctctctctctctctctctctctctctctctctctctctctctctctctctcatcctttATATACTTTGCATCAGCCAACCATCCTCCCTTCCTTTCACGAAAAAtaaaccttttattttttttcatcaatactAAACAAATCACACACAACTTTGAACTTcacttttctttgaaaaattttcaaagggaccgaatgaaattgtatatattgattAGCACATCCAATTAGCGAGAACTACTCTTATCAGACGTCACCTATACTACCTGAAACTAGTGGTCTATAAGCTAAGCAAAGTACATTGAAGCGCTGGTGAACCGAGGCGTTGAACATTATAGAAAGTAAAATCAATTAATAGATCATTTCCAACTTCTTTGATGATAGGGGAAAATCgatgaaatatatgtaatacACATCACTTTGGGTCTAATGAACTGCATTTCAATTCGCAGTAATGAAGATATGTATCGTTAATCAGGCTTAAATATAGTGCAAGTTTTTATGGTAATCATAAATtgtacaatatttattaaaacatttgcaaTTTAATTACGTATGTATGAactctatatatttttcaataagaATGATAcactttttgttaatttttgtcagattgACTTTCAATCGTTCAGCCTATTTCTCCTACTTTGTTCACGTCGGCCTCGCATCAGTGGAAACCCAATCGTTTTcccatttacaataaaatgtacCCAGCCCTATTCTACAGTCGCAATGAAAAGTCTACgtttataatttattcataGAGTTCCCTATCAGTTGTAATGTACATGGTACATGGCATAATTTATTCATCATTCCACCTGTCCGTTAATATACCTGCATGTCCAAAGACGGCAGCCACGGCAAACTGGTATCGAATTCCGATACCATGTACAAGGGGACCTGCATCTACAAATATTACTGCCTGTTTTTTGTCTCCATGAACGCACAATTCGGGTATTGAGTCTTGGTAAATGTGCATCAAcgcacacaaaaaaaaatcccttgtcTATTCCCTGATCGAATTTAAAGAACGATATCTATTCAAAGGCGTCTTGGTAGGGGACATGTTTAAAGCCTCTAGTCTCAATCGTCTTATCGAATTGtagaaaaaacaaatataaaaatcaaataggtGTATCGGTGGGTAGGTCTGTTGATTACATATACTTTACAATCATGAGCTGGAGCAAACATACCAGTAATATAAGTCTAAGACCAGTTGAGAGCAACTAATcgacatatataattttttctggAATCCGTGCAAAGGGCACCTGTTACTTTGAATGTGATTACCTAGGGCACCTGTCGTTTCATTAGCAAGTTATTCGGATTGTATGGATGTTGCGACTTGACATTTGACGCTTGTCCACGCTCCCGATACATTCAGGAGAGGTATTAATTGGACGCTTTAAAGCATACCAATATCACCTGCTAATCAATATACTATTGTATATACCCCCCATCCAACCGCATCCCCATCCATCCAGAAAAAAAATGGAGGAAAAATCAAGAAGTATACGTAAATAAATtccaaaatctttttaattaaaaatctctttttatCAGAAGGTATAAAATACTTGAAAGGCGCAACTCattcataaatataaacatgcatttgtttaaaaatacatttcatataTATCAAAGATCAATAGCCAATTGGACGGATGGCACTGATAAAAGGGCCTGGAAAAGCAGAAATCTGGCTCACTGTTTCCAGCTCACTCACTCAATATTCACACCATTTACTCATCTCACAAACGCAGCAAAGGgacacaaaaaattaacaaataacaTCTGTATGCATATACATGGGCTAACAGTTTGAGCAACGACTAACTGCAGGTGCAAAAAACATCggaaaaagtaatatttttaaaaagggaacaaaaacattacaataacaTTATGTCATACAGACGATCACACACATAGCAGACAACAGGTCGTTAATACTTCCATGATTTTGCATAAGGTATTTCACAACACAGCCATATAAATCAAAGAGCATTTATATACGCCATCACAAATGATGACAGGAATTTGCAAGACAATCGGAATACTGATGAAAGAGGTGATAATTGAATCCATGATTTTCCcagttaaagaaaaaaaaataagaatactgAAGAAACGGTGgtcataataaaaacattaataaatataaatatacaatacttCAATTGTCTAGAATACAACGATATATTATGACGTCCTGAGTTTGTTTAAACACTAACCGAGGGATTGGCTGGGATTCCTGTACGGGTGTAGAAAGTGTCCGCTACAATTCGGGTACGACCATACGGAGGCTTTTTAATCTCCTCTTTCTTAATCACATCCCCCAACCTCCATCCGTACTCCCAAGAACTGAGCAAGGGGAAGGCGAATTTTTCCTCGGGTCCCTTCTTGTTCCTGGAACACAGGTACTGGTATCTCCCTTTGCCCTCCTTCGTGAATCCATCGTATAGCTTCTCCTTGGTCCCGGCGGATGCGGGCCGCATCTCTGCTACCAGCTGCTGAAGCTTACCCTCAGCTTTGGAAAGATCGGGGAAGGCATTAAAGTCCGATTTCACTTTGTTAAATTTCGGAGGGGCATAATCTTCAGGAAGCTTCTTGAAAATGTCCTCTGCGGGTTTCGgagcattttgaatttttctccTGGCAACTTCGGACTGTTTGGAGGTGGCAAGTTGTCCGTTGGAATCTTTGAGTTTGTAGAACCACTGTAAACGGGTATCTCGCTCTTTATTGTAAGATTCCTCCAAAAATTTCTGAATCTGCGTGTTCGCCGGATAGTTCCGAGCCATTCTCAGCAGTCAGTCAATTATCTTTGAGTGAAAATTATCGAGTAGTATCAATAAATACCTGCCTTACGATAGCCCTCTATTACCTGGACGGGACACCGCACGAGCGTATTGACATTTCCCATAGCAACTCGTGTCGTCATAATCGCACGGGATTTCACGAGAGGAAACCATTTCCGATCAAAACAAAAATGGCGCTGAACTGTCCAGAAGAAGTAGACGTCTTCAAAGTTCCACATTCTAGAATGAAGGAACTTGTGGACAAATATTTGGCCATGGTAATTTAGATAAGGACATACCATTTTGTATTTTGGCAATATTGTCATTTGGGAATTATATTTACTGTTATAACATTGCCGTCTTAAAGTTAAACTCTCGAAATTTGTGAATATATTCCGATATCAGCTTCATAAACAGgctgttcattttaaattttagaaaataaaataaatgttattgaAGGTGTGCCGTCATCGAAGTTCGTAATTAATCTCATTTTAAGTCGTGTGACATCCTTTAAATTACTGATGTAATACTACACAGTGACGACTGACGTGTAgttttgcggggggggggggggggggggggtctatgaTGACTGAATGTTAACAGTATTCTCGCATGCAAAACAGATTGcagttatcatttttaagttatgcAATTATTTTGTTGCAGGTGACAGACACAAATTTCGCTAATGTCCACCACATGACAAATCTCCTTGAAAATCTTGTGGACGCTTTTCAAGAGTTCCGGGCCCACGAGCAAATTGAGAACAAGTACATAATGAAGAAACTGAAGGCTAAACTGAATGCTCTTTCCATTCGAAGCTCAGCTGTATGCAACTGTCATTCTGATAATAGACTCACAGAAATGTTAAGGCTTCTACAGGATGGCTACCAGTGTCGAGACAAGAGCGAGGTAGACAGGGAGAATTATGGGATAAAGCTGCGATCGGCTCTGGAAGATTTCACACGGAAGTTCATACCTCACATGGAAGAGGAAGAAGAGgttctttctttttatatatgatttatctttaggaatgaatgaaaaaaagaaaatttcaaatcatgTTAGATTTTGTGTAAGCTTTTCCAAGTAAAGTGTGCCCTCTCTTGAAGAAAAGGGACGTAATGTTTTCAACCTATCCATCACTACTTAGGCGACTTGTAATCCAATACCTAAAGAGTGCTTTAACAGAATATAGAAAGGTCATTACATGCAGGTCAAGGTCTAACAAAACTGGACATTGACAAATAAACACTCAATATCTTGAAAACCTTGACTGACATCTTTCACAGGAATGCACAAAAGGGTAGAAGAATCTTAATTATAAAAGTTCATGATGTCAAAGGCCAAACTACTCTGAAAATCATAGACTATATCTGACTAAAAGTTGCTCActcattgatttattttgagAAACCTTGCTATAGAAAACTGAATGAAGTTGTACACTGATACCTTTTACTGAGGAGTAAATTACCCTACTGCTTATAAGAGCAAGGGTTAAACTACCCTGGACATAGAAAGAcatgattaaatttttataaatcgTCTGCTTGTCTGCTCTGCCTTTTGAAAAAGCTTACTCCTTTTCAATATGGCCACATTGGGGGTAGGGATGGGGATGTATGCTTCTTAAACATTTCCTGTTTTGAAAAGACTTCTATTATATGCCACTTTTAATTGCAAAACTTGTACAGATACCATTTTATCAACTTCTTATAAAATTAACATGGATGATAATTGTAAGCTCATTGAACAAGTGATAACATATTACCATTTTGATTTACTTCCTCaacattgtaatacatgtacaatatgatGACAACAATGCATAAGTCAGCAAATAAGATTTAtcaacaaatacatttattatttgtaaaactTCCTGATCCAGTACTGATAGAATAATGTTGATAATTTTGAACAAGGCTTCTTCTATACTTATATTTGCAGATAGTTTCAATTGATTAAATAATTTAGTGTACACAGTTGACTTATATATGAAGGCGattaataaagtaattttttcttatctttgtcAGGTTTTCCAGCCAATGTTGATGAAGTATTTTACCTTTGAAGAGTTGCGGTCCCTGAAATCCAAAGTCATCAGGAAACACCAACAAACCATCGAagaaaaatttgatgaaaatgaagaaTGTGTTTGTAAGTCTATGTTATAATTGATAATCCTAAATATGTTATGTTTATTATCAGAACAcataaattattaatacatttttatattcatagaTTGCATTCAATTATGCTTGACATGCTAACAATGTTACCTATAATTTTTATCTAATGTATgtaaatgacattttatttgtGTATTTCTTTAGCATCTTCTTCTGATGAGGATGAAAAATGTTTGCGAGAATCGCGTCGTGAACCTAGAGGCGTTGAATTGCTCCCTGATGAGGTAATGCTGAACATCTTTTCTTACCTTAATCCCAAGGAGTTGTGCTCTATTGCTCAAGTGTCTAAGAGATGGAATGCTATAGCCATGGATGGCTCAAACTGGAAAATCATCAGACCGGTGCAGTGGTTCCGCGGTTAGTAAAAACACtgtgatatataaaaaagagaggatttttttttttttatagagaaCTATGACGAACCTATGGTAAAAAATTGGGCCTTACTTGTGAacctaatttttcttattttaataaaaaaaaaaaatgattcagatTCTTTAACAATTTGTCAAAACTGACATTTCGctgtttatattttacttaaaattaaatctttattaATACGACATTTTGTATCGAATCACAAGAACATGAATTCATGAGCATCAAactattgttaaaataaatgtaatattttaaatgcagaCGTGATCGTTATTACGATTTTctgtggatattaattcctccctgctttattacaattttatagTATCCTCTTCAAACATATCTTGAAACCTATTTGGTCTACTTTACCACCCACAATTGACATCTTTAATATGCTCAGTGAAAGCCATTCAATTCTGTCAGATCATTTAATTCCACATCAGTTCAAACTCttctctgccccccccccccaaaaaaaaaaaaacccacacaaaactggtttcaaaataTACATTCACCTACCCTAAGTTCCTAACACtagttaaaaatgaaaaaggggggggggaagcAAAAGCCATGtggtttaaacaattttagtaTTATGTGATCCATAAATCTTGTGTTAATgagaaatattaatattgttaATCAATTGCTTTTGACTAAAATCTTGTATGTTTTGACTGCAGGAGTCTGGTCTTGCCAAGACAGGATGGATGTAGATCAAGAGGAGGCCAGCCTGGAGCAGGCAGAGTTCTATCCCTTGGATGTCAAATTTGACGAGGACGCAGATGTTGATGAATCCGAGGAAAGTGATGACATTGATGAAATGTCACAGCAGTGGAAGCTGGTAAATACATACCTGTACTTGGATTCTCTGAcagtatttattaaaaatccATACCTTCATTCATGAAATTTATGTAAATTAGTTTAATCTGATTGGACATTTTGATGTTTCTCCTTGAGTGATGAAATCACACCCTAAAGTGATTCAGCATAGCAACTAGCAACTTTacacatatgtttaacatttatttttctgtgaGTTTTTGTTTGATTATCTCTGGGTTAGGACAAATATCCCTGGGGCAAATACATTGGCTTTTCTAAATGGAGCTGACTTTTGATTGGCTTGCAGGTCCAGCGGGAGTCCAGGTTATTGACCTCAATGTTGAAGTACCTTTTCCCCAGGGTGGGAGCCAGTGTATCAGAATTACACCTGGGCTACAGCAGGGGGTTATCTAATGGCGTGGTAAGTGTCCAGATTCTGTGTCAATTCATAGTTAATCATTCATAAGTTTGTTTGCATATTTCTTAAAAGAAACACATTATCTGATTGttacacaaatacatgtagaaagaTTTTATATTCTGAGTATTGcacaaaaataaagattttaagcGAAGTTCataaattgcacattttttttgcataaaaagtaaaattaaaaaaacaaaaatgataaaacgtATACGTATGCATTTGAAATGTTCACTTCTCAGCAATGAAGAGGAAAATATGCATTTGAAAGCAATGAAGAgggaaaacatttatttttctaaaatttcagtgttttttcaagaaatccaaatttgaaatatttacatttgcaaatatgcttccttatatgaacctatatgAAATGAAGTATTCCTCTTTTgaattaaaactgaaatcaacACAATGTTTTATATGAACAGCTGTACAGGATGCTGAGCTGTTGTCCTAACCTAGAAGTGCTGGACCTCACTCAGACCAGGGTGTCAGATATTGGATTTAAAAGGTGGGTGTCAGGGGCAGGAGGCTGATGTTAATCATTGGTCAGAAATACTCTGCTGCACAAGAATGAAGCTAtgcaaatttaaattgatatcatTTCAGTTTTTTATATGCAGCTCATTTATATGTCAAGATATCAGCAATttgtattttacaaaaaaacttctTGATGAAGCAATATGTTTCGATTaagcctaaaaaaaaaaaagttgtgtgtttcggGTAAACCGACCTACCCTACAAAAATGGCCcaatcctaccatttttagatgtctgattttatccgattgtgaattttatcttatttccaataaaaaatacgtttttgaatatgaaataaacaaacattcttaggattcatacaaacaaaatatgataaaattaaaaaaaatccctacctacctaccgtaacctaattttttcatcagtgttaccctaaacacacaaatttttttttaggccttataATTATTAAGATATTTCTTCATATTATTCTGTTAGTTCTCGCATCAAGAATATCGGACAATGTGTTTTGTATTAAAGCTGCACTATCTTCagaatttatacatatatacactgtactatggtttttatgtttacagtatgggaaaaaataaatgtggTAGAAGACTGAAACATGTTAACCTGTCTGGCTGTGTGAACATCACCGACGTGACTTTACAGAGAATTTCCCTCGCCCTGGGTTCTCTCACAGAGTCCAAGACTACCCCTCAGAACAAGGACTCGGACAACACTGCTTCCATGCCAATGAGTGAAGCGAGAGGCTGTTGTCAACAAGGCATGTGTAGATCCCAGCAGGAGCGCAGAATCGGTGGTCTAGACTTTGATTCAGTGGACCAGACTCTACGCAATGCATGTGATGTTGTTGAGCGGGAGATGATGGCCTATCGGTTGATGGAAATTTTAGAAGGAGAAAGTGTGTTCTCTCCTTTGTTGGAGCTTTCACTTCTACCATCTTTAATGAGAGATCAGCCAAGGactattgatttaaaaaaatggacGAAAAAGACATCTGGTCCCTGTGATCAGACTTCAAAATCTGTGGATTCTCGGACATTGAATTCATCTACAAGAGGAAAtcaagagttatttccctttcaCTGTGTAACTTCAAACAGATATAATAGTTCTGGGAACACCCATCTAAGGACTAATCTCTCATCAGAGAGGTCTCCCAGACAAAGGACTATCCCCTCCCTAGAGAGGGTTAGTGGTGGTGACCCTCACAGGACTAGCAGCTGCGGGGGGAGGAGTGTGGTACATGAAGTCTGTGATAAGAGTGATAATGACACTCCCCAGAGGGCGCTGACGTTCCTGTCTCTATCTGGCTGCTCACTGGTGACCGATGAAGGCCTCAGGTACTGGAGGGATTTCATTGTGTATCAATTCATTACCTGCATGTACATTTTACTTGGAATCATTGATATTTGGTGTTGGCTCAATATTCAAGGATTTCATGGTGAATAAACATCACCATTGAATTATGAAACAGATTTTGATCGTTGTAATTAGAGACAAGTTCATCAAGTTTCATTAATTATTCACTGTATTTAAAGAACAACCCATTCAGTTGCAGTGCATATCTGAGGTATATTCACCTATAAACATACATATGTGACAAGTAAACATGCCCCCAGATTCTCTATAGATAATATCACAGTTCCTTTAGTTCGCTATTGTTGCAGTCAACTTATTGCACTACCTATCAATTGGTATGTGGGAGGGAAGATCAAATTAAGCAGTAACATGATGATAGAAACTGCTATTTTATGTACAGTGTTATTTAATTTGAGATAGCTGATGGCAGaaatgtactagtatatcaaAGACCCCTGTTTGGATAGCAATCAACACAAAAAACATCAAATATCAGCAAAGTGAAGCTTAATATACTCATGTccagattttgatttttgacgATTCCATCTTTGGATATTAATGCATTGTTATGATGTTATCATGGTTAACATCGATCTACAAGAACCACAGTTGACACAAAGTCATGTACctatgtttttagctcacctgaaccgaaggttcaagtgagcttttctgatcacctgttgtccgtcgtccgtccgtccgtccgtccgtctgtctgtccgtccgtctgtaaacttttcacatttttgacttcttctcttgaaccactgagccaaatttaaccaaacttggtacaaagcatccttatgggaatgGGAttctaaattgataaaataaaaggtacaaccctttttaaaagggagataattgcgaaactgCGAAAATTGGGTGggtgtcttaaaaaatcttcttcttaagaaccactgaaccagatatgccaatatttacaccaaagcttgtatatatagtgaagattctaaattgtaaaaatcgcgaTCCCCGGATCAATACTGGggtcccaagaggggttcaaagttgattaaaaatgacaaatttaacatagaaatgtttttaaaaattcgcAAGGACTACAGTGCTAAAATTAGTGAGATTACTATACAAGTACcctaagatagtgtagattctaaattgtga
This genomic interval carries:
- the LOC105319403 gene encoding F-box/LRR-repeat protein 5; amino-acid sequence: MALNCPEEVDVFKVPHSRMKELVDKYLAMVTDTNFANVHHMTNLLENLVDAFQEFRAHEQIENKYIMKKLKAKLNALSIRSSAVCNCHSDNRLTEMLRLLQDGYQCRDKSEVDRENYGIKLRSALEDFTRKFIPHMEEEEEVFQPMLMKYFTFEELRSLKSKVIRKHQQTIEEKFDENEECVSSSSDEDEKCLRESRREPRGVELLPDEVMLNIFSYLNPKELCSIAQVSKRWNAIAMDGSNWKIIRPVQWFRGVWSCQDRMDVDQEEASLEQAEFYPLDVKFDEDADVDESEESDDIDEMSQQWKLVQRESRLLTSMLKYLFPRVGASVSELHLGYSRGLSNGVLYRMLSCCPNLEVLDLTQTRVSDIGFKSMGKNKCGRRLKHVNLSGCVNITDVTLQRISLALGSLTESKTTPQNKDSDNTASMPMSEARGCCQQGMCRSQQERRIGGLDFDSVDQTLRNACDVVEREMMAYRLMEILEGESVFSPLLELSLLPSLMRDQPRTIDLKKWTKKTSGPCDQTSKSVDSRTLNSSTRGNQELFPFHCVTSNRYNSSGNTHLRTNLSSERSPRQRTIPSLERVSGGDPHRTSSCGGRSVVHEVCDKSDNDTPQRALTFLSLSGCSLVTDEGLRFLAGEGGLPHLEHLDLSGCMQVTAAGLTELVSACGSLDHAHLFYCDNMVDDPYAVTASGCQNLEISSRKCCRSGF
- the LOC105319406 gene encoding protein SPMIP1 codes for the protein MARNYPANTQIQKFLEESYNKERDTRLQWFYKLKDSNGQLATSKQSEVARRKIQNAPKPAEDIFKKLPEDYAPPKFNKVKSDFNAFPDLSKAEGKLQQLVAEMRPASAGTKEKLYDGFTKEGKGRYQYLCSRNKKGPEEKFAFPLLSSWEYGWRLGDVIKKEEIKKPPYGRTRIVADTFYTRTGIPANPSVSV